Proteins from a single region of Chloroherpeton thalassium ATCC 35110:
- a CDS encoding class II glutamine amidotransferase — MLLYPRQRNESALAEIRNLLTKNLLANEERGKEATGVAIIQKDGEAFIEKQPVSASDFVDSERYAKLLEKIDSNTVVILGHTRRPTKGDVLCHHNNHPIVTGAILGIHNGQVENDEQQFAECGCTRTGEVDSEIIFRYIERYSRDGITEKTLPKVQSKLQLLKGQLTFLSCDRRTPHKLLVAKHLNPLSLYYDDELSTLIFSSRYVFLRKYYGTKAIQQNVKGEHLYLFDATTLEAYEGKPVYQMALGRTAVKNPLEYECYKNTLKDYPFEAKFAV; from the coding sequence ATGTTATTATATCCCCGTCAAAGAAATGAGAGCGCTCTTGCAGAAATTAGAAATCTTCTTACAAAGAATTTACTTGCAAATGAAGAGCGTGGTAAAGAAGCCACAGGCGTTGCTATAATTCAAAAAGATGGGGAAGCTTTCATTGAAAAGCAGCCTGTATCGGCTTCAGATTTTGTGGATTCCGAACGCTACGCAAAATTGTTGGAAAAAATCGATAGCAATACCGTCGTCATTTTAGGTCATACTCGGAGGCCTACCAAAGGCGATGTCCTTTGCCATCATAACAATCATCCGATTGTGACGGGTGCAATCCTTGGCATTCACAACGGTCAGGTTGAAAATGATGAGCAGCAGTTTGCTGAGTGTGGTTGCACAAGAACAGGTGAAGTTGACAGCGAAATTATTTTTCGCTATATCGAGCGATATTCCAGAGATGGCATTACGGAAAAGACTCTTCCAAAAGTTCAATCAAAACTGCAGCTTTTGAAAGGTCAGCTCACTTTTCTTTCTTGCGACCGTCGCACTCCTCATAAACTCTTGGTTGCAAAGCACTTAAATCCGTTATCGTTGTATTATGATGATGAATTGAGCACGTTAATTTTTTCATCAAGGTATGTCTTTTTAAGAAAATACTATGGGACAAAAGCTATTCAGCAGAATGTGAAAGGGGAACATTTGTACTTGTTTGATGCAACTACGTTAGAAGCATACGAGGGAAAGCCTGTTTATCAAATGGCTTTAGGGCGAACAGCTGTGAAAAATCCTCTTGAGTATGAATGTTACAAAAACACACTGAAAGACTATCCATTTGAAGCGAAGTTTGCTGTGTGA
- a CDS encoding glycosyltransferase family 9 protein, which yields MIWKFLRLFFTNTNPPDEPKKILVIREAAIGDVILITPFLKQLRKLYPKATIEYVVVDWASSILAHNSNIDRVYQVSNELIFGSKMDLLKKRLSFFSELAKKNYDIVFSPTTQLIYKAALLLFRNTYKIGFDTVAYGVIGLSNFMLSDYVYIDLKEIPRKRHVAQLYLEMLRRLHPNYNVQAETTGLEIFLSDVEKNRIDEIFQSLGWCDEHEFIAIAPSAGGGVKPDAAIKTAPPEKFVQTIRLLRENNPKRRFVMIGSKGERDYVDKMALCDGKNIINLCGDLTLLESTQLLKQSALLISNDSGVSHMASALKLNHIVLFGATDSIEFGPYQNPNAKVLKVALPCAPCRENHCMVEESTQTKDFKRPYCLNMITPEEIVEQAEMLLKKRAK from the coding sequence ATGATTTGGAAGTTTCTTAGGCTGTTTTTTACAAACACCAATCCGCCAGATGAGCCAAAAAAGATTCTCGTGATTAGAGAAGCTGCAATAGGCGACGTCATTTTAATTACCCCATTTTTAAAACAATTAAGAAAGTTATACCCTAAAGCCACGATAGAATATGTTGTGGTTGATTGGGCAAGTAGCATTTTAGCACACAATTCAAATATCGATCGTGTTTATCAAGTTAGCAATGAATTGATTTTTGGAAGCAAAATGGATTTGCTCAAAAAAAGGCTGTCATTTTTTTCTGAGCTTGCAAAAAAAAATTATGATATCGTTTTCAGTCCAACAACACAACTGATTTACAAAGCAGCGCTTCTTCTCTTCAGGAATACCTATAAAATCGGATTTGATACCGTTGCATACGGGGTGATAGGGCTAAGCAATTTTATGCTAAGTGATTATGTGTATATCGATCTGAAAGAAATTCCAAGAAAACGGCATGTGGCGCAGCTTTACTTGGAAATGTTGCGACGGCTTCATCCAAATTATAATGTGCAGGCAGAAACGACCGGATTAGAAATTTTTCTTTCCGACGTTGAAAAAAATAGAATAGATGAAATCTTTCAATCGCTGGGATGGTGTGATGAGCATGAATTTATTGCGATTGCGCCTTCTGCAGGTGGTGGTGTCAAACCTGACGCAGCAATAAAAACAGCGCCTCCGGAAAAGTTTGTTCAAACCATAAGGTTACTTAGAGAAAATAATCCTAAGCGCAGATTTGTAATGATCGGTTCAAAAGGGGAGCGTGATTATGTTGATAAGATGGCTCTCTGTGATGGTAAAAACATCATTAATTTATGCGGTGATTTAACCCTGCTTGAATCCACACAATTGCTTAAGCAATCAGCACTTCTCATTTCAAATGACAGTGGCGTTTCTCATATGGCCTCTGCTTTAAAACTCAATCACATTGTTCTTTTCGGTGCCACAGACAGCATTGAGTTTGGCCCTTATCAAAATCCGAATGCGAAAGTTCTAAAGGTGGCTTTGCCGTGCGCACCCTGTCGTGAAAACCATTGCATGGTTGAAGAATCTACTCAAACAAAAGATTTTAAGCGGCCTTATTGTTTGAATATGATTACGCCGGAAGAAATTGTAGAACAGGCAGAAATGTTACTTAAAAAGCGAGCAAAATAA